Proteins encoded within one genomic window of Humulus lupulus chromosome 1, drHumLupu1.1, whole genome shotgun sequence:
- the LOC133815733 gene encoding uncharacterized mitochondrial protein AtMg00810-like produces the protein MNSQHGQENNLVVDSPSPNMAGNPPSNTNSDLDIPIALRKRTRSCTQYPISKFISYSNLSSSFETFTSSLSDIVIPRNIEEALEIPEWRTTVYEEMRALKKIETWRLVELPPNKRVLHQLDVKNAFLNGELEEEVYMIQPPGFEEKTPNIVCKLKKSLHGLKQSPRAWFNHFSNVVKDLSYKQGQTGHTLFIKHLGKGEITILIVYVDDIIVTSNNTKDMTLIKGLLAKDCQIKDLGTLRYFLRMEITRSKRGIFVSQRNYTLDLLEETAMLDCKASKTPIELGNKHRMLKGEPVDKERYQQLDGKLIYLSHTRPAINFVVSLVSQHMHDPRQGHLNVLYRVLKYLKRTPGKGLFFKKTVERKVEVFSDADWTRLINDKKSTSGYCTLLWGNLLTWRSKKPTVVARSSIKA, from the exons ATGAATTCTCAGCATGGTCAAGAAAACAATCTGGTGGTAGATTCTCCTTCTCCAAACATGGCAGGTAATCCTCCTTCAAATACTAATTCCGATCTAGACATTCCTATAGCATTGAGAAAAAGAACTAGGTCTTGCACTCAATATCCTATCTCCAAGTTTATTTCCTATTCAAATTTGTCATcttcatttgaaacttttactTCTAGCTTGTCAGATATTGTTATTCCTAGGAATATTGAAGAAGCACTTGAGATTCCTGAATGGAGAACAACTGTTTATGAAGAGATGAGAGCTcttaaaaaaattgaaacttGGAGATTAGTGGAATTACCACCTAATAAAAGAGTG TTACATCAACTAGATGTAAAAAATGCTTTCTTAAATGGGGAACTAGAAGAGGAAGTCTACATGATTCAACCCCCTGGATTTGAAGAGAAAACTCCCAATATTGTCTGCAAACTCAAAAAATCTCTCCATGGCCTGAAACAATCTCCTCGGGCATGGTTCAATCATTTTTCGAATGTAGTCAAGGATCTCAGCTACAAACAAGGTCAGACAGGCCATACTTTatttattaaacacttgggaaaagGAGAGATAACTATCCTGATTGTATATGTTGACGATATAATAGTTACTAGCAACAATACCAAGGATATGACTTTAATCAAAGGATTATTAGCAAAAGATTGTCAAATCAAAGATCTTGGAACACTGAGATACTTCCTGCGTATGGAAATTACTAGAAGCAAAAGAGGTATTTTTGTCTCACAAAGAAATTACACTCTTGATCTTCTCGAAGAAACTGCAATGCTTGATTGTAAGGCTAGCAAAACTCCAATCGAACTTGGCAACAAACACCGAATGCTTAAAGGAGAACCAGTTGACAAAGAAAGATATCAACAGTTAGATGGAAAACTCATTTATCTCTCACATACTAGACCAGCCATTAATTTTGTGGTAAGCCTAGTAAGTCAACATATGCACGACCCACGCCAAGGTCACCTCAATGTTTTATATCGAGTTTTGAAGTATTTGAAAAGAACTCCAGGCAAAGGGTTGTTTTTCAAGAAAACTGTTGAAAGAAAAGTCGAAGTATTCAGTGATGCAGATTGGACTAGATTGATTAATGACAAAAAATCTACATCAGGATACTGTACTTTACTATGGGGCAACTTGCTAACATGGAGAAGTAAGAAACCGACTGTTGTTGCGAGAAGTAGTATAAAAGCTTAA
- the LOC133793460 gene encoding WAT1-related protein At4g30420-like isoform X1, giving the protein MCLLTTIQSAIYTFVTEPDLQVWNLHSYLELGSCLYAGIGTAVSFFVQAWCIQLRGPVFVAMFSPLCTVITAIIASLFLHEKLYAGRFRMKLFGGFDVFQLFGLVYFEIWDSLAWWLCDLGIKFLLVYLKIFL; this is encoded by the exons ATGTGTTTATTGACAACCATCCAATCTGCAATATATACATTTGTGACAGAGCCTGATCTACAAGTATGGAATCTTCATTCCTATTTAGaacttggaagttgtttgtaTGCA GGAATTGGTACTGCTGTATCTTTTTTTGTTCAAGCATGGTGCATACAACTAAGAGGTCCTGTCTTTGTTGCAATGTTCAGCCCTCTATGCACTGTTATAACAGCCATTATAGCCTCTTTGTTTCTACATGAGAAGTTATATGCTGGAAG GTTTCGTATGAAGTTGTTTGGAGGCtttgatgtattccaattattTGGCTTGGtgtattttgagatttgggattcgTTGGCTTGGTGGCTGTGTGATTTGGGAATTAAATTTTTGCTTGTTTATCTTAAAATTTTCTTGTAA
- the LOC133793460 gene encoding WAT1-related protein At4g30420-like isoform X2: MCLLTTIQSAIYTFVTEPDLQVWNLHSYLELGSCLYAGIGTAVSFFVQAWCIQLRGPVFVAMFSPLCTVITAIIASLFLHEKLYAGRFDGDGYIY, encoded by the exons ATGTGTTTATTGACAACCATCCAATCTGCAATATATACATTTGTGACAGAGCCTGATCTACAAGTATGGAATCTTCATTCCTATTTAGaacttggaagttgtttgtaTGCA GGAATTGGTACTGCTGTATCTTTTTTTGTTCAAGCATGGTGCATACAACTAAGAGGTCCTGTCTTTGTTGCAATGTTCAGCCCTCTATGCACTGTTATAACAGCCATTATAGCCTCTTTGTTTCTACATGAGAAGTTATATGCTGGAAG GTTTGATGGAGATGGGTATATATATTGA